TCGTCGGTCGTCTCCCCGAACTACACTCCCGAGGTCATCGACGACGATCCCAGTGACAACCATATATTAGCGTGTGCTCTGGAATCAGAGGCAGAGTACGTCGTATCAGGTGACCGTCATCTACTCGAAGTTGAGGAGTACGAGGGGATCAGCATAGTGGAGCCCGCCGAGTTCATCGGTATAGTTGAGTGGTTCACATACACGCATTGTA
The sequence above is drawn from the Candidatus Afararchaeum irisae genome and encodes:
- a CDS encoding putative toxin-antitoxin system toxin component, PIN family: MRVVPDTNVYVSATLSDGSPSRVLELAEAGEIDIYISPFIFREVEDVLMRDKIPFGEDRVEKFVDKVLSMSSVVSPNYTPEVIDDDPSDNHILACALESEAEYVVSGDRHLLEVEEYEGISIVEPAEFIGIVEWFTYTHC